A region of the Pirellulales bacterium genome:
TTCTTAAGCATCCATCGTAGCGGCGTCTCGGAATCGCTAGTCCTTCGTGCAATCCAACAAACTCCTTGGTGGGATGATGACTGGTTCCGCTGCTGCTTGGGCTATTTTGCCCAGCGAAACCTGGCGCTACCGGTCGAGGTGGCTTACGCCATCGCCGAACATGACGAACGGTCGCCAAGCAGCGTTGTTGCCAGTCGCCACGCAGAACAATTTCGCAGCTTGTTCGCGGCGCGGTTCCAGAAACTGTTTCCGAACGGTTTGTCGCTGGGCACAAGCAAGCGTGAGCTAGCCATCAACTACCAGGCCGGCAGTCCCACTTTGCTAGGCATCCGCAACACACTGCCCGAACTGGCTGCGCAGACAATTCCCGATTTGACGTCGTCACGGGCACAATTCTCACCTTTAGTCCAGATCTGGGCGGAGTGCATCGAAGACTTGCGTGGCTTTGACCGTGCCAGCCGACAGGCGGATGGCGGCGCCATAACCGCGGAAATGTACGAATCGCTGCCTGTCGAACTGCGCACCGAGGATCACCCAGAACACACGGAACAATTGATGCGCGAAGCGTCGCCACGATCGACGCTATGTTCGTCGACACTGGAACTAGGCATCGACATTGGAAATGTCAAAGCCACCGGCCAAATCGGCGCTCCGTGGTCCGTCAATTCACTGATTCAACGCCTTGGCCGTAGTGGAAGGCGCGATGGAGATTCGACTTGGTCGAACTACTGGTAGCACATGGCTTTGATCCGAAGTCGATCGATATGTGCGAGGTTTTCGCGTCTTGGGATCCGGCGATTATGGAATATTTTATTGAGCGCGATGCGGACATCGAAACCGATAACCCGTTCGCTTATGCCTTATGCAATCGTGTTCGTACGGCGCTACAAATCTTCAAAAAGTACCGAGATCGGTTCCCCCGTATCCAAGAGCAAGCCAATATCGCTTTGCGCTACCATTGCAAAGAAGGTAATCAAAAATGGGTCTCGCTCTTACTTTGGGCCGGCGCCGACCCGTACAAGCGAGGCAATGACAGCTACGAACACGAACTGAACAG
Encoded here:
- a CDS encoding TerB N-terminal domain-containing protein; this encodes MTASYHDCSPAQRFRYLDWLYVGRRDPNVEIGYVFIFFYGLERQILVDGQDHETVIQELLRLLSIYRSSRSFTKYANSLLWLTVFLSIHRSGVSESLVLRAIQQTPWWDDDWFRCCLGYFAQRNLALPVEVAYAIAEHDERSPSSVVASRHAEQFRSLFAARFQKLFPNGLSLGTSKRELAINYQAGSPTLLGIRNTLPELAAQTIPDLTSSRAQFSPLVQIWAECIEDLRGFDRASRQADGGAITAEMYESLPVELRTEDHPEHTEQLMREASPRSTLCSSTLELGIDIGNVKATGQIGAPWSVNSLIQRLGRSGRRDGDSTWSNYW